The Oncorhynchus clarkii lewisi isolate Uvic-CL-2024 chromosome 29, UVic_Ocla_1.0, whole genome shotgun sequence genome contains a region encoding:
- the LOC139388091 gene encoding carbonyl reductase [NADPH] 1-like, producing MSKKVAVVTGANKGIGLAIVRELCKAKFTGDVILTARNEKLGNEAVKMLKSEGFEVSYHHLDICDQGSAKQLSNFLQKTYGGLDVLINNAGMAFKNDATETFGEQAEVTMRTNFWGTLWVCHALLPLLRPNARVVNVSSFVSKKALDTCSPQLQAKFRDTELSEEELCLLMGQFVIAAQQGNHQAQGWPNTAYGTTKIGVTVLSRIQAHFLTKTRAADGILLNACCPGWVRTDMAGSKAPKSPEEGAQTPTYLALLPEGAKEPHGQLVWDKTVQEW from the exons ATGTCCAAAAAAGTGGCAGTAGTTACTGGTGCCAATAAAGGCATAGGACTTGCGATTGTGAGGGAGCTTTGTAAGGCAAAATTTACCGGGGATGTTATTCTTACTGCTCGAAATGAGAAACTTGGAAATGAGGCAGTGAAGATGCTGAAGTCCGAAGGATTTGAAGTTTCTTACCACCACCTTGATATCTGCGACCAGGGCAGTGCCAAGCAACTGAGTAACTTTCTGCAGAAGACGTATGGCGGATTGGATGTGCTCATTAACAACGCTGGAATGGCTTTTAAGA ATGATGCGACTGAGACTTTTGGGGAACAGGCTGAGGTGACCATGCGCACCAACTTTTGGGGCACCTTGTGGGTGTGCCATGCTCTCCTACCCCTCCTCAGACCAAATGCCAGAGTGGTGAATGTCTCCAGCTTTGTTAGCAAGAAGGCTCTTGATACATGCAGCCCTCAACTACAAGCCAA GTTCCGTGATACTGAGCTCTCTGAGGAGGAGCTGTGCTTGCTGATGGGGCAGTTTGTTATTGCCGCTCAGCAGGGAAACCATCAGGCCCAGGGGTGGCCAAACACAGCCTATGGCACAACAAAG ATCGGAGTGACTGTGCTGTCCAGGATTCAGGCTCATTTTCTGACTAAGACCCGGGCAGCTGATGGAATCCTGCTCAACGCCTGCTGCCCTGGCTGGGTCCGCACTGACATGGCAGGCTCCAAAGCCCCCAAGAGTCCTGAAGAAGGAGCACAGACTCCTACCTATCTGGCACTTCTTCCTGAAGGGGCCAAGGAGCCACATGGACAGTTGGTGTGGGACAAGACCGTTCAGGAATGGTAG